The following coding sequences are from one Apodemus sylvaticus chromosome X, mApoSyl1.1, whole genome shotgun sequence window:
- the Gnl3l gene encoding guanine nucleotide-binding protein-like 3-like protein isoform X2, with protein sequence MFPQLDDEATRKAYYKEFRKVVEYCDVILEVLDARDPLGCRCFQMEETVLRAEGNKKLVLVLNKIDLVPKEIVEKWLEYLRNELPTVAFKASTQHHQVKNLTRSKVPVDQASEALLKSKACFGAENLMRVLGNYCRLGEVRGHIRVGVVGLPNVGKSSLINSLKRSRACSVGAVPGVTKFMQEVYLDKFIRLLDAPGIVPGPNSEVGTILRNCIHVQKLADPVTPVETILQRCNLEEISSYYGVSGFQTTEHFLTAVAQRLGKKKKGGVYSQEQAAKAVLADWVSGKISFYTPPPPTHTLPTHLSAEIVKEMTEVFDIEDTEQANEDTMECLAVGESDELLGDMDPKEMEIRWLHSPLVKIADAIENKATQYKIGNLTGYCTKPNRHQMGWPKRNVDHHCPQNNRVVEVSSVDRRPMLQRILETDPLQQGQALASALKNKKKLQKRSDKIATKLSDSMMSMLDLSGNSDDCAGD encoded by the exons ATGTTTCCTCAGTTGGATGATGAGGCCACAAGGAAGGCCTATTACAAGGAATTCCGGAAG GTGGTAGAGTACTGTGATGTGATTCTGGAAGTCCTAGATGCCAGAGACCCATTGGGCTGCCGCTGTTTCCAGATGGAGGAGACTGTCCTTCGGGCAGAAGGCAACAAGAAGCTGGTCTTGGTCTTAAATAAGATAG ACCTGGTTCCCAAGGAGATTGTGGAAAAGTGGCTGGAATACCTTCGCAATGAACTGCCAACTGTGGCTTTCAAGGCCAGCACCCAGCATCATCAGGTCAAAAACTTG ACTCGGAGTAAAGTTCCAGTGGACCAGGCCTCTGAGGCACTGTTGAAAAGCAAAGCCTGCTTTGGAGCTGAAAACCTTATGAGGGTCCTGGGGAACTATTGTCGCCTGGGGGAAGTGCGTGGCCACATTCGTGTGGGTGTTGTAG GCCTTCCCAATGTGGGGAAGAGCAGTCTGATCAATAGCCTGAAGCGCAGCCGTGCGTGTAGTGTGGGAGCTGTTCCTGGTGTCACAAA ATTCATGCAGGAGGTCTACCTAGACAAGTTTATCAGGCTGCTGGATGCACCAGGCATTGTCCCAGGACCCAATTCAGAGGTGGGCACCATCCTGCGTAATTGCATCCATGTGCAGAAGCTGGCAGACCCTGTGACCCCGGTGGAGACCATCCTTCAGCGCTGCAACCTGGAGGAG ATTTCCAGCTATTATGGTGTATCTGGATTCCAGACGACTGAGCATTTTCTGACTGCAGTGGCCCAGCGcttgggaaagaagaagaagggcgGTGTATATAGTCAAGAACAGGCTGCCAAAGCTGTGCTGGCTGACTGGGTGAG TGGGAAGATCAGCTTCTATACACCACCACCGCCTACTCACACTCTGCCCACCCATCTCAGTGCTGAGATTGTTAAGGAGATGACTGAGGTCTTTGATATAGAAGATACTGAGCAGGCCAATGAAGACACCATGGAAT GCTTAGCTGTGGGAGAATCCGATGAGCTGTTGGGTGACATGGATCCAAAAGAAATGGAGATCAGGTGGCTTCATTCTCCACTGGTGAAAATAGCAGATGCCATTGAAAATAAAGCCACCCAGTATaag atTGGAAATCTCACTGGGTATTGTACCAAACCAAACCGTCATCAGATGGGGTGGCCTAAACGCAATGTGGACCACCATTGCCCCCAAAATAACCGTGTAGTAGAGGTCAGTTCAGTGGACCGCCGCCCGATGTTGCAGAGGATCCTGGAGACAgacccacttcaacaaggccaggCTCTGGCATCTGCCttgaagaataagaaaaaattgCAGAAACGTTCAG atAAAATCGCCACTAAGTTGTCTGACTCCATGATGTCTATGCTTGACCTCTCTGGCAACTCCGATGACTGTGCTGGTGACTGA
- the Gnl3l gene encoding guanine nucleotide-binding protein-like 3-like protein isoform X1 produces MMKLRNKNKKPGKGSKGCKKPARQNGKKVTSRPSSAPQIIHGNDHASREAELKKKRVEEMREKQQVAREQERQRHRTMESYCQDVLKRQQEFEQKEEVLQELNMFPQLDDEATRKAYYKEFRKVVEYCDVILEVLDARDPLGCRCFQMEETVLRAEGNKKLVLVLNKIDLVPKEIVEKWLEYLRNELPTVAFKASTQHHQVKNLTRSKVPVDQASEALLKSKACFGAENLMRVLGNYCRLGEVRGHIRVGVVGLPNVGKSSLINSLKRSRACSVGAVPGVTKFMQEVYLDKFIRLLDAPGIVPGPNSEVGTILRNCIHVQKLADPVTPVETILQRCNLEEISSYYGVSGFQTTEHFLTAVAQRLGKKKKGGVYSQEQAAKAVLADWVSGKISFYTPPPPTHTLPTHLSAEIVKEMTEVFDIEDTEQANEDTMECLAVGESDELLGDMDPKEMEIRWLHSPLVKIADAIENKATQYKIGNLTGYCTKPNRHQMGWPKRNVDHHCPQNNRVVEVSSVDRRPMLQRILETDPLQQGQALASALKNKKKLQKRSDKIATKLSDSMMSMLDLSGNSDDCAGD; encoded by the exons CCCGCAAGGCAAAATGGGAAGAAAGTAACCTCCAGACCATCCTCTGCTCCCCAGATCATTCATGGCAATGACCATGCCAGTCGTGAGGCcgaattaaagaagaaaagg gtggaggagatgagggagaagCAGCAGGTTGCCCgggagcaagagagacagagacacaggaccATGGAGAGCTATTGTCAGGATGTTCTGAAACGCCAGCAGGAGTTTGAGCAAAAG gaGGAAGTTTTGCAGGAATTAAATATGTTTCCTCAGTTGGATGATGAGGCCACAAGGAAGGCCTATTACAAGGAATTCCGGAAG GTGGTAGAGTACTGTGATGTGATTCTGGAAGTCCTAGATGCCAGAGACCCATTGGGCTGCCGCTGTTTCCAGATGGAGGAGACTGTCCTTCGGGCAGAAGGCAACAAGAAGCTGGTCTTGGTCTTAAATAAGATAG ACCTGGTTCCCAAGGAGATTGTGGAAAAGTGGCTGGAATACCTTCGCAATGAACTGCCAACTGTGGCTTTCAAGGCCAGCACCCAGCATCATCAGGTCAAAAACTTG ACTCGGAGTAAAGTTCCAGTGGACCAGGCCTCTGAGGCACTGTTGAAAAGCAAAGCCTGCTTTGGAGCTGAAAACCTTATGAGGGTCCTGGGGAACTATTGTCGCCTGGGGGAAGTGCGTGGCCACATTCGTGTGGGTGTTGTAG GCCTTCCCAATGTGGGGAAGAGCAGTCTGATCAATAGCCTGAAGCGCAGCCGTGCGTGTAGTGTGGGAGCTGTTCCTGGTGTCACAAA ATTCATGCAGGAGGTCTACCTAGACAAGTTTATCAGGCTGCTGGATGCACCAGGCATTGTCCCAGGACCCAATTCAGAGGTGGGCACCATCCTGCGTAATTGCATCCATGTGCAGAAGCTGGCAGACCCTGTGACCCCGGTGGAGACCATCCTTCAGCGCTGCAACCTGGAGGAG ATTTCCAGCTATTATGGTGTATCTGGATTCCAGACGACTGAGCATTTTCTGACTGCAGTGGCCCAGCGcttgggaaagaagaagaagggcgGTGTATATAGTCAAGAACAGGCTGCCAAAGCTGTGCTGGCTGACTGGGTGAG TGGGAAGATCAGCTTCTATACACCACCACCGCCTACTCACACTCTGCCCACCCATCTCAGTGCTGAGATTGTTAAGGAGATGACTGAGGTCTTTGATATAGAAGATACTGAGCAGGCCAATGAAGACACCATGGAAT GCTTAGCTGTGGGAGAATCCGATGAGCTGTTGGGTGACATGGATCCAAAAGAAATGGAGATCAGGTGGCTTCATTCTCCACTGGTGAAAATAGCAGATGCCATTGAAAATAAAGCCACCCAGTATaag atTGGAAATCTCACTGGGTATTGTACCAAACCAAACCGTCATCAGATGGGGTGGCCTAAACGCAATGTGGACCACCATTGCCCCCAAAATAACCGTGTAGTAGAGGTCAGTTCAGTGGACCGCCGCCCGATGTTGCAGAGGATCCTGGAGACAgacccacttcaacaaggccaggCTCTGGCATCTGCCttgaagaataagaaaaaattgCAGAAACGTTCAG atAAAATCGCCACTAAGTTGTCTGACTCCATGATGTCTATGCTTGACCTCTCTGGCAACTCCGATGACTGTGCTGGTGACTGA